Proteins co-encoded in one Chionomys nivalis chromosome 6, mChiNiv1.1, whole genome shotgun sequence genomic window:
- the Hgfac gene encoding hepatocyte growth factor activator: MRQRAWVPSPCPLPRPCPFLLLLLLLLVVVPRGAQPQVGRNHTEPPGPNVTVTPVTPTIPVTSGDVNSSIASVPETKTEGPQGGRLLPPSSSPPGGQVLTESGQPCRFPFRYGGRMLYSCTSEGSAYRKWCATTHNYDRDRAWGYCAEATLPVDGPAVLDLCASEPCLNGGTCSSTHDRASYHCACPLAFTGKDCGTEKCFDETRYEYFEVGDHWARVSEGRVEQCSCVESQARCEGTRHTACLSSPCLNGGTCHLIVGTGTSICACPLGYAGRFCNIVPDELCTQGNGTEYRGVASTTASGLSCLAWNSDLLYQELHVDSVGAAALLGLGPHAYCRNPDKDERPWCYVVKDNALSWEYCHLAACESLVRVQSQLPEVLMTLAESAPAARPTCGKRHKKRTFLRPRIIGGSSSLPGSHPWLAAIYIGNSFCAGSLIHTCWVVSAAHCFSNNPPRNSITVVLGQHFFNRTTDVTQTFGIEKYVPYSLYSVFNPSNHDLVLIRLKKKGDRCAVRSQFVQPICLPEAGSSFPTGQKCQIAGWGHMKENASDYTSFLQEALVPLVADHKCSSPEVYGADISPNMLCAGYFDCKADACQGDSGGPLACEKNGVAYLYGIISWGDGCGRFNKPGVYTRVSNYVDWINDRIRPKRPAAAS, from the exons AACCACACAGAACCACCAGGACCTAATGTCACAGTCACCCCTGTGACTCCCACGATCCCTGTGACCTCCGGGGACGTCAACTCCTCAATAGCAAGTGTTCCAGAAACAAAGACTGAGGGACCTCAAGGTGGgaggctcctccctccctccagcagcCCCCCTGGGGGCCAAG TGCTCACCGAGTCCGGGCAGCCATGCAGGTTCCCTTTCCGCTATGGCGGCCGCATGCTGTACTCCTGTACCTCTGAGGGAAGTGCCTACAGGAAGTG GTGTGCTACAACACACAACTATGACCGGGACCGGGCCTGGGGCTACTGTGCAGAGGCTACCCTGCCTGTGGATGGTCCAG CTGTCCTTGATCTTTGTGCCTCTGAGCCCTGCCTCAATGGGGGCACATGTTCCAGTACCCATGACCGTGCCTCCTACCACTGTGCTtgccctctggccttcacaggcaagGACTGTGGCACAG AGAAATGCTTTGATGAAACACGCTACGAGTATTTTGAGGTGGGCGATCACTGGGCTCGTGTGAGCGAGGGACGTGTGGAGCAGTGCAGCTGTGTGGAGAGCCAGGCCCGGTGTGAAGGCACCCGCCACACAG CTTGCCTGAGCAGTCCGTGTCTGAATGGAGGCACCTGCCACCTGATCGTGGGCACCGGGACTAGCATCTGCGCTTGCCCGTTGGGCTATGCAGGGCGGTTCTGCAACATTG TTCCTGACGAGCTCTGCACCCAGGGAAATGGTACAGAGTACCGCGGAGTGGCCAGCACCACTGCCTCCGGCCTGagctgcctggcctggaactctgacCTGCTCTACCAGGAGCTGCATGTGGACTCAGTGGGTGCTGCTGCCCTGCTCGGCCTGGGCCCTCATGCTTACTGCCG GAACCCAGACAAAGACGAGAGGCCTTGGTGCTATGTGGTGAAGGACAACGCACTGTCGTGGGAGTATTGCCACCTGGCAGCCTGTG AATCTCTGGTTAGAGTCCAGTCCCAGCTCCCGGAGGTCCTGATGACGCTGGCTGAGTCAGCCCCAGCTGCACGCCCAACCTGTGGCAAGAGGCACAAGAAGAGGACGTTCCTGAGACCACGCATCATTGGTGGCTCGTCATCTTTGCCTGGCTCACACCCCTGGCTGGCAGCCATCTACATTGGGAACAGCTTCTGTGCTGGGAGCCTCATCCACACCTGCTGGGTCGTGTCTGCAGCCCACTGCTTCTCCAACAA TCCCCCCAGGAACAGCATCACAGTGGTACTGGGTCAGCACTTCTTCAACCGCACAACGGACGTGACACAGACATTTGGCATTGAGAAGTATGTGCCCTACTCCCTGTATTCGGTGTTCAACCCCAGCAACCATGACCTTG TCTTGATTCGGCTGAAGAAGAAGGGGGACCGCTGTGCTGTCCGCTCCCAGTTTGTTCAGCCCATCTGCCTGCCTGAGGCAGGCAGTTCCTTCCCTACCGGACAAAAGTGTCAGATTGCAGGCTGGGGCCACATGAAAGAGA ATGCCAGTGACTATACCAGCTTCCTGCAGGAGGCGCTGGTCCCCCTTGTTGCTGACCACAAGTGTAGCAGCCCTGAGGTGTATGGTGCCGACATCAGCCCCAACATGCTCTGTGCCGGCTACTTCGATTGCAAGGCTGATGCCTGCCAG GGGGACTCAGGTGGGCCCTTGGCCTGTGAGAAGAACGGTGTGGCTTACCTATATGGCATTATCAGCTGGGGTGACGGCTGTGGGCGATTCAACAAGCCGGGAGTCTACACCCGTGTGTCCAATTACGTGGACTGGATCAACGACCGCATCCGACCCAAGCGACCAGCAGCTGCCTCCTGA